The following nucleotide sequence is from Sparus aurata chromosome 22, fSpaAur1.1, whole genome shotgun sequence.
TAATTTACACCGGCTGACCTCTTGCAGATGTTGCACCGCATGCTATTTAACTAAGCTGCCTGTCGCCTGCTGCACGGTGAGCCCACACCCCACTAACCCTGTCCTCAGAGCCACATCCCTTGAtttatctccctctctccatctcgcCGCTCAACCCACTGTGTCCTCTTTATCTGCCTCTTCATCGCTCTCTAGCTCCCTTTCAGCTGATGGAGCTTATTGTGGACAAATAGGCTTAGGAGCATGCAACTATGGCAACGGCCAATCGTAAAAAGCTACATAAGCACTTCATCAGGGGCCGTGATCCAATGGCTCCCGTTGGAGATGGTGCCCCCAACCTCCCGCAACAAGTAAAGGCAGGCCAGAGAGGCTcctgggagggaggaggggagagacgagagagagagagagagagagagagagagagagagagagagagagagagagagagagagagagagagagagagagagagagaggtggagataATACTGTGGGACCGTGTGAGAGGACgggagtgcagagagagagaatccatttctcttctctctctgcttttcaTTCAGACGGTCTTCTCCCTTtagatacacacacatctgaTTTCTGAGGATCGTCTGcctttcagcaattttgattcttGTGGAGTCCAAGAAAAACttataaagaagaagaagaaggggaagaagaagaagaagaagaaaaagaagaacgaGAACAGGAGGTAAGAAAatgattctgtttttaaaaactgttcattATCAAACCCTGGACCAAATGATTGTGACCAGCAATAATTCAGACATATTCAGAGAATCTGCTCGTATCTGTCAGAAGTACAGCCGGCAACACAAGCGTCCCTGAAAAGCAGAGATTTTACTgggtaaagaaagaaagacagagagttCAATCAAGCCGGATATGCCAAGGGAAAATAAGTCAATTTCAGCTCACTTATCTTCAGTCAGTCAGCAAATATCCAGACaattgtttcagtttttaaagcaatggcaatctagatatgaacattgTATACTTTGCTTGGCTTTGCTATATAATCATTTGAATATTTGGGAGTTTTGGATTGTGTGTCAGACCAAACAAGACCCTTCAGGACATCAAATTGgactcttttttaaaaaaaatgtttatgatactttataaaagaaaatatgaattgATTAATCAGTAATGAAACTAATCATCAGCTGCTGTAATCCTGTTTATTTATTACCCTAcaaatgtttctcttctgtAAAAGAATATGCGCTGAAACAATATCTGAAAAACATGGACTAACAATGCAGTCTATCATACGGAGGCACTGTGACGGACGACTGTGTTAGCTGGATGTGTTTGACTCCATTTTGAAGGGTTAGTCCGCAGGTTAGTGCAGGGCTGCGCCTAACCTCCCTCTGTCTCCGCACATGTTGAGAGTCTGGCCTCACTACTGCACCTGTAGAGTTGTATAAAGCATGCACAGCTGCTGTGGGCTGGAGGTGACCTCAGGACATGAACAGATTACAACAAGATTAAAAGAGGACAGATTTAAAACTAAACGTCCATCTAATCGAAGAGCTACCTGCAAAAATGTGTACAGGTGCAGCACCAAAAATAATGTGCACTACAAGATTCAAGATTGCAAGATTCCCATCACAATTTCTAAAGATGCTCAaccttcaaattgcttcttttttttttttttaatcgagccCATCAGTTTAGGGCGACTCTGACGATAACTTTTTGATATATTGACCAACAAATAGTGAAAAAATCCCCAGTGCAACTTTCCtgagctgaaaatgttttattcctACAACAGTCTCACGCCCAAAGATATTAAGTTTACAGAAAAAATGACTGGTTGCTCTATTTAACGCAGTGTCAGACAATCCTggctcgcaaaaaaaaaaaaagtgtatgtggtatgtgacaaataaaagcagcaaattctaaAATTTGAGAGGCTGGAATAGAACAATGATTGCTgtattttcatagttttttgCATCCGAAACTCGTTGAGTACATTTTCAGATGGAATTCAGTTATTATCAGAAAAcgacagagaaaaacagcaaagatTCCCATTTAAGAGGCTGGAGCAAGAGCGTGTTCAGCATTTGTACATGAAAAAAGACTTCAGAAAATGATATGAATATCGAAATCGTTCCTCTAATTGTTTATCTTTGACAGACTAATTCATCAGTTATTTCAATCTTATTATCATAGGcttgcaaaaacaaaaggacCTCTTGCAGCTCAGGTGGTCCTTTTACGTCACATTAATGACCTTCAGCAGCCTCTTCGGTaggtttttgttcttttatcacaattaaaatgacaaaagcCCGACAGTTGAATGGAGCTTGATTGAATACAGCATCTGTGGGAGCGGATATGACACCTGTAGAACAAAGAGccagaggatgaggatgaggacgatgggggggggggggggggggggggggggtcctctTTGAGGAATATGTTGAGGTGTGAAAACTGCATGCAGTGGTTGTAGTGTCACAAATGATGTCAAACTACAGCAGATGTAAGGTCTCCACAAATGATGATTTTTCAAATTGCCTTGAAAATCACTTAATCAACTGAACGAGACACACAATTCAATGTTCAATGTaactctctgttttgttttagttctcTCCCATCTCTCTGCAAAGTAGATATTTCTATTACTATCAAACCTCTCAAAGATGTCTCATCAAGAAGTCTTTCATTCTTCAAATAACAGCAGCAAATCTAATCTGCAGGCAGTATGCATGCTCCTTTTATTCTCCAGTCACACATAACCTTGAACAATCCACTTTGAATGTGAAATCAATTACCTGAGCAAACATCTGAAGCCATATCAGTGTGCTGACCACCTGTGATAACCTCTCCCTCTGCAGGGGGCTGTGAAGAAGAACAAGGCCATGGCCTCCTGGTTCAACTGGAATGAGCCATATCAACGGAGCCCCCAGAGGGACCCGGCGGACGTGGTGACCGACACACTGATGATGGAGTTCAGCTGGCAGCTGAAGGAGGcggagaggctgcagagagagagggaaagcgAGTACAGACGCCTAAAGACTGGAGTGGACTACAGCTGGCTGGCCAGCACGCCTCGCTCCTCCTTCAGCATCAGCACCGGGGAGAGGCTGGGCCTGGAGGACCTCTGCTCCAAGATGCCACCACCCTGCTGCGGCCTGGTCATACTCAAGTAAGGAGACAAGAAAACTCATCATGTAGCTGTTGCAATATGTTAATAAAGGTTCTTAGCCATCCAGGTCATGGTCATTCTgtgtgctgtatcataggcaactggacgtgtttacATTTCTCAAAGACATTTCTcctccaagaggcttcttcagttgcAACTAACTAGAGGGGAGTTGCAGggttttaaactgtgtgtgggagtgtccttacagagtcgttaaggacacgtgtgagctctgagtttcagagtcgttaagcctgaaacacaccgggCCAACCCTTGGCCATCTAAAGCacttggggagactcggacgagtttGGGAACAAaactgtttggtgtgttcagctgcgttggaagcttttggaaccgcGTGGACATTCAACTCTGATTCAACTTGCGAAGTCTGAAAacgttggctgttggctgtctgagccattggatactctgattggcgttgtgctagctgtatgaccattctgattggtggtgtgctagctaatcagcgcggtgtgtgggaggggcggaattcTGTGTGTGCCACTGAACTCTAtggtgtgcgctttgtttttctatgcactccaaaccgtcatttcctgttttcatgttttgtattactggcacgagactagcgccacccAATGTTAAGGagacttattgcatctcgctcaagcgcagaacgtacatgCTACTGTGTAATTGGCAGCTGTTGGTCGGTATGTTTCAAtccaacttttctgccgaacgggtcagacgagaggcaacggagtggtcggataaaggcagttggccgttggtttgagtctgggctgTATGTGGGGGCTTTTAGGgtcacttgtgggtcgttgatcCAACCGGCCtacatgtgggttgctagggctagctgagcccaggtgtgaatgctTGTTTAGCTGTCtaggagggaactcagtacagcattgtagcTGGGGGATAAGTAATGTTGTAAGCCttctcctctgttcaaagatggtcgttccagtttgacatagatggattcttttactccATTTTCAAACCATCTGTATTCCCTGGACaatatgtttacattgttgtcctcaaaggaatgacttttctccttcagatgtaagtggacagcagagtcttgacctgaggagttggccctcctgtgttgtgccatctGTTTAcggagggtttttttgtttccccagtgtacaaatctgtgcagtcctggctgcattTAACAGCATGAACTACATGACTCTGCTTATACCTGAGTGTTTTGTCCTAAGGATGCCggacaagtttctgcctcagtgtgttggcAGGTTTGAAGTGAACCCAGATATGATGGTTACTGAAGATCCTCCTGATCCTCTCAGATATTTCCCTGACATTAGGAATAACGATGTTGTAACGTTTtcttgtcttctcctctctgtctgctctggatcttttGAGGTTTTGACAAAGCTTCAGTTTGGGTTGCCACAGGTTTTAAACGCTGAGTGCTGAACAGCAAGTATTGATCTCTGTGTGTAGGTTTTCTGAACACCTCGATGTTGAAGCTTCTGTCTTGTTCAGTGTGTATTGCACAGTCCAAGAAGTgcagactgtctcctctgacatcttccCGAGTGAACTTGATGTTGTGGCTGGGAGCAAGATTTTGGGAAGGTAATCAAGGCTCTGCTCTCAACTTCTTATATGTAGAGGTTGGCCACCACTGGGGACAGTGGTGAGCCTGTGGCACAGCCGTGCTTCTGTCTGTAGAAACCTTTAGATGGTCATCAGACAGAGGTCAAGTAAGGCAGTCACATTTGCTTCTGCTGGATAGAGTGCTGTCCTGTAGCAGGTGTTTCTTCACTGTATTTACCACTTCTTGAGTGGGAATGCATGTAAACAGTCATGTGACATCATAAGAAACCATTGTTTCGTCTGGGTCCAGTGTTGTTTCTCTCACCTTGTTGATGAAATCCTGTGAGGTTTTGATGTGGTGTTGAGTGTTACCGCCCAAAAGAGCTAGGATATGTTATAGGTAGCTGAGTTGATGCTGCTGATGACGGTTCTGAGTGGCGCTCCTTCCTTGTGTATCTTAGGGAGTCCATAGATGCATGGCATGGCTTCCCCGGGCTACAGTCTGTAATTTATTGGGCTGCCAAGGGTATTGtccttttccagtttttgcagATATTCTAGCTGCACTgatagttagcagcagttagcgacTGCTCAAGGGATGTGCTGCCCTCAATGCATTTGGAGCATGAATTCACCAGGTGGGCAGTTCTTACATATTTACACAATTTTTTGCCGAAAAAATTgggaacagtagaaagcagTATGTCACACACCTGATTAGACTACATCCAGAAGACATTAAACTTGTTATAAAATGTCCTGAAAAAAACCATTCTGATTTAGACACAGTTTAATTTTTTCCCGAGCTGATGATGGACATAACTGAGGAGACTTTCTCATTTCTGTTGAGATTTGCACATGAGCGGTACAGATCAGGCAGCTGGCGATGACACAGAAGCCACTGACAAAGTAACCGTGGTTACTATTTTAGTATCTTCAACTTCAGGCTCTGACTCTCTTCAGTGCTGTTTGAACAGAGACGAATGGAACAGTGTTAACAAGCCATCACTCTTCATGCCAGTGCGCGTCATAACATCCCTTTGCCTGGAAAGGAGCGAAAAATCATCTAACTATATCTTAaacagcagatgtttcctcATAACAGAGAGGCCAATTTTCTTGTGcaaagcattttttgtttttctttgaataaTTGTCACAAAGAgtattaaaatcaaataaaaacaaaagttagaAGACCATACCCTCCCTtcagcaaaaacaaagaaaacatacacaaaCCTCCCACTTTACAATGTAACCCTTTTTCATAAAATCCCActcctttattcttttttttttttatatatttattaatgcctctaacatgattttattctgtgatataatacattttttattatcactTCGTGCGGACCACAGGTTGACTGAGAGTCACTGTGCTGAGGCCGATGGTGTGTATAAAGAAATGACTGGCTGGTGCCCAGATGTACTTCAATCTCAGAGAAAGTGTTAATTACACTTCACAGCCAATCTGAGAGCTGAGGTCTCCTTGTCTCCAGCTAATTAAAATCACACAAAGATGTTGgcgccagtgtgtgtgtgtgatttctagTTTCAATTAGCACCTCACTGCTTTCTCACATTAACGCCACTCAAACTGCATCCCAAAAACTGTACAACTCTAACAAGACACCTGAGGCCCAAACAGATGCCCAAACAAGCTCAAGACATCTCTGCTGCAGATGAATGGAGAGTGACACCATAGAATTACAGAGCCATGTGCTGGGTGGCAGCTGTTCAGTGTCCCTGTCTCTACCAAAGACAACCCTtagtgtttgtctctctgtcgtCAAATCACGTGAACAGATTCTCGTGGAATTTCAAGGACAGTGGATCTGATACTTCTTCCACTAAGACACAGGGCAGGCCTGGCtagctgcttagcatgctaacttcagtggatatcCCTGCAACACATTACATAGACAActctgaaaaatacatttctgattaaacagaaaaatgcaaaCGGACACCATCTGAACTCAAGTTTCTCTATCTTACTGAACTAAGTCGAGCTTAATTGCCTCGCTAATCGTAAAGCAAGTTTAATTCAGACTGAAAGAGAGTGTTTTTCTGCCCCCTTTAGGTTCGGAGCTAAAAATTCTGTCAGtttcttacaaattacacctttaaaatCAAGCATTTCTTATGTGAATATAAATTAGTGCAGCACTTGGTAGTACATTTTACAGAAATATCTAGTTGGCCAGTACAGAAGTGTTGGATTTAAAATGGAAGTAATAAGATGAACGTAGATTAAAATCCGCTTCctgagaagaaataaaaaagtactTGTAACAGTGAAGAGTGAGTGAGTTGATTGAAGATGAAGAAAGAGCCTTCACGCTTAATCAATGGCTCTGATTAAGTAAATCCTCTACTAAAGGTTAAATAATCTGAACATTAGAGAATTACAGCTccgtatttttgattttgacagtCGGGCTGCATTTCCATGTACAACTGAATTACAAATTGTACCTGCTAATTAAACCCTTTCCCACTTTTGAAGAGGGAGATTGAAGGAGATATTTCTTTTTCACGTTTACAGCCTTTTACGTATGATCACAGTGACGGTTGCGAAAGGTTTCGATAGCTACAcacataatatataataaataccACTCTAGCCATGAACATGATTTCTCTTCAGAGCTAACATGTGTTTGAGGGGAAGTAGGTCAATCATCAGCTAACTGGGCACACTTACTGGGAAGCATGCTCTCAAATAGAGCACTATTTAAGGGCTTATTAAGGCCTCGGTTTCTGTTGttagcaggaggaggagtaatTGGGGGGGTTAGCTGGAGTGTGCTGGTTACACAGGTGGGGAGGGGGCTGACGACTGTGATCCATGTTGCTTTTTATAACAGTTGCCATTATGTTGGTGTGGTTTTCGCTCAGAGGCAAGAATAAAGCCTCGggtagaaataaacaaaaaaaggcccTCTCTTCAGTTAATTTGCATGGGTACGCATTTAGATAGAAATGAGAGAtattgtaaatacatttatatctGCGCAGTGACCCTCTATCAGTTTATCTGTATGCCACTAACCAAATGCGTTTTaacaaatggaaaaacacaacagtaaaatacatgtgtgtataGTCTAAAGgtttaaaagtgatttaaaataaGTACTAGTAGGTATAAAGTGTATGTCGGAATATAACGgtcagtgttttgtcttttgttctgcacaggttcagggAGGCCCTGCAGGCCAATGAGCCTGAGGTGCAGGAGGTGCCCGGCCTGTTTCGCTCCATCCTCCTGGAGGCTCTggatcagctgaaggaggagcaggagactCAGCGGCTCGCCCGCCAGTGGAACAACAAGCGTGCCATGAGCATGTCCCTCGTGAACTTCAGGTCCCGCATCAAGATCAACCCGTTCGGAAGCACAGTGGGCCTGACCTCTGCTGTGGCCGACGGGGCGGGTTTGAGCGACCTCAAAACGGTGTCAGAGGATgtggagagagggatggagggggaggagagggtaCAGAGGGTGTGGAGCATGCCTGACTTCAGATACAAAGGAACCGGCAGCAGTAAGGTTGTCTGATATCAGGCTCTTCATGGGACAGTGATGGTGGGACGTTTCAGATGCTGAACTCAGGACCCTTTGCTGAAGTATGTCCACCTTACACCAGACGCGGCAGGATGAATCTTATCATCCTCCCACTCTTTTCTGTATGAGACCAATCAGCATTTAAGACATCCACTGCTTTATCTTAACAGCTGCAGGGGCAAGAGCCAGGTGATTTTCCTCATATCTTTTTTTAACTTGACAGCACCTTTTGTTGGGATTTGAAAAAAGTTTCAGCTCTGCGTGAGATTATTGCAATTTGCAGTGATGTGTCTTATATTTTGTAGGCATTGGCATCTAAGCCAAAAGGGCTATTTGCTGTAGCCTGGTAGGGATGTTTATGTCATTTAATGGCTTTCTACAAGgagcaaatgaaaaatgtttgtgatgCCAAGTCACACGGCGCAAAATGGCTGTTGCAGTGCAGAGAGAGAATGTTTCGCATGAGATTTATGTATTCATGTTACTCATTTAGTCTTAAAACAAATTATCAGTAATAGTCAATATAAACATAAAGTCATTCAGAGGGTGAGTCACGCTCTCCCGCCACAGactgctctttgtttttctcccaaCAGCACACAAAGACTCAGCACAATAATTCATCTTCCAAGGTCAGCAAACTGAAAGCTTTCATTTGCAAGACGGTGTATTGGAAGAAAGAGGCACAAACAAATGTTACCAGACCTTCTCGAATTaaacatttcaaagtaaaatctTCCCAGCAGTTTATTGCCGTTTCTTGCTTTGTTTGTTCGTCACACAGCAAATTTCAACAGTACACATCACGTTACTCCATCACCAATATAAAGCTTTCAACGGGATTGATGTAGGGGGACTATAAGTGATTGTATATTATACTTTGATTTAATAACAGGACTGATCCTGAAACAATATCCATGACAGAGTTTGGGGTAATGAATGTTATGGATAAGAAATACAGTAATCAACAAACAACGCAGAATTGATTCTcatcattttaaacaaaatgtacacATAAAAAAACTATGGTGACACTGTGGTTCTCATAGCCAACCTTCCATGGTCAGTTATCTACAGAACAATAAATGCACGGGCCAGTCCAACATGTCGTAAAGTTGGCATGAATGATTGAAACAACCAGCAGAAAAATGTGAACTCCactaattttacacatcaaagctGGATAATGTGAAAGAATATGTTGAAAGACTTTTGTGGCAACAGAGCGGGCTGcaaaacatttaatgaattgcctcaagtgatgtcagtCAAGTCCATGTCACCTGGGCCGAAGACTACATGTTtggaaaatgataataaatctgGAGGTGTGTATATAGAAAGAAGTGAGCTTAGCAGACGTCTGCTGCTTGCTCCTCATCTCAGCTTGTGGCTACATTAGCCGGTACTAGCATTCATTAGCGTAACACACTGGAATCTCAAGCAAAACTGTCTGCAGCTGAGTTGCACTGTGAGTAATTTAAGTACCTGGTCATGACAAGTAGAATCcctggaataaaaaaaaggggtgaACACACGTTCAGAAGCCAATTGCTGGCAGTTCAATGCTCAGACTGATGCTTTCCTACTACATTTTTCACCTTTAACTGATCTAGGTGGCCACAGATAAAATTATGGATGACACTGCACAACATAAACAGATCTCATATAACAGAAACTCAGACTACGCTGCAGACTTAGCCATCTGGGCAGTAATGTGAGGTGCTATATTTTCACCACTTCATTGCATGAGATACAGCTCCTATGCTCTGGCTTGGTGCCGAACCGGTTTGTCGATATAAGTAGCATTAATCATATCTTTCTAAGAAAACCcttctttactttttcttgGAGAGCTGAGTTGTTGTGTCCTGAGTTCTGCTGACATGTCCAGGCCTGAGAACAGCTACTGGCGTACACAGGGGCATCACAGGGTAGAGTTCAAGAACTCAAGAAGTTCTGCTCGATTTTTATCCCGCTGTAACAAAAATGGCAAACTCAATTAATCAGTTGTCAAACTATGAAAATGCTGTTGATTGCTAACTTAACAGCAAAAATGTGAGATTacctgtttgtctttctttgacTTCTTTACTTTCATCTTTATCTTCTTCCCTGAAATCATACTGTACTTCCCTTTTTTCCGGTCCTTCAAGtactaaaagaaaaacaatgtatGCTCAAGGATTCCAGAATATTACAATTCATTACTCTAAATATGATTCATCGACATGTAAGTATTTATGGTCACACAGGTAAGAAAATAAATTTCTGTTTAATGCATTCTTAATGGGAAGTTACCTTGGATATCTGTACAGGTCCCGAATTTTCCTCTCCTTTAgctttcttgtcttttttacGTTTATGtcgcttctctttctttcctttctgcaaaaaaaaaaacatttgacttaGTTTTAAGTGAGCTACTTATAGAATACTCCAACCACttcattttataaatacataaaataaaatgcattagattacttttttgtgttgtttctcctttttccttttcttagaCTGCTTTCTGGATTTACTTCGAgagtctggaaaaaaaaacaaaaaaacaaaaaccagcaCAATGAATCAATTTTTTCATCATAACAGTACCAATATCCTTAGACATAAAATGTGGATTTAAAAGCAATTTGTTGGAAAAATGTTGTCAAAGCATCCGAGACGGATATAATTCAGCAGAAGTAGAAATTACATTTCAGGAGAAAGTTAAGTTACCACTAAAGCCACATTTAGCCATCAAAGGTTTCTTAGATGTGCTCAGACTTTAAAGACACACTTACCGCTACTGCTAGAGCTACTCGAACTGCGGCTAGATGAGTGTGATGAACCcgacgaagaagaagacgatgacgatgaggaggatgaggatgaggacgaTGAACTggaagaggaagacgaagaagaTCTACTCCGGCTGCGTTTCCGCTTCCCTTTCTCTCGTCCTGAacaaacagaagaca
It contains:
- the rd3 gene encoding protein RD3, giving the protein MASWFNWNEPYQRSPQRDPADVVTDTLMMEFSWQLKEAERLQRERESEYRRLKTGVDYSWLASTPRSSFSISTGERLGLEDLCSKMPPPCCGLVILKFREALQANEPEVQEVPGLFRSILLEALDQLKEEQETQRLARQWNNKRAMSMSLVNFRSRIKINPFGSTVGLTSAVADGAGLSDLKTVSEDVERGMEGEERVQRVWSMPDFRYKGTGSSKVV
- the LOC115573924 gene encoding pinin; its protein translation is MSTRTECRVSSSSSRSDERRRSRSRGREKGKRKRSRSRSSSSSSSSSSSSSSSSSSSSSSSSSGSSHSSSRSSSSSSSSDSRSKSRKQSKKRKKEKQHKKKGKKEKRHKRKKDKKAKGEENSGPVQISKYLKDRKKGKYSMISGKKIKMKVKKSKKDKQRDKNRAELLEFLNSTL